The sequence agaacAATTAAAACCTGTCGAAGTTGGGGACAACCAGCAAAATTGTGACCTTCTTGTCCACAGTTGCGGCACGTGATTACAATGCCATACCTTTTAAGTTTTGTTGCCCCTTTTGGTATTTCATCAGCTTCTCTATTTTTGCTAAGTTTGGGCCTTCCTGGTTGGATGCGATAAACAGGTGGCTTGATAGGTACATGCCCTGTTTTTCTCCAATATGCTTGACTAGGCATTGGAGATATATAGCCCTCATAAGCCCTATCATATGCCGGCCTTTTGTAAAGTGCATGCACAAAATCCAGAGGGCTGTGCTCACTCTTTGCTATTGAAGCCAAGGCATGTGGACAAGGAATTCCACTTAAGTCCCATTTTCTGCAGGTACATGTATGCCTTTCTAAATCCACAACAAACATAGCTCCCAACATGCTATTAACTTGATACTTCCCCCCACCAGCATACAAAGCTATGCAGTGGCCACTTTCAATTGAATTCTTCTCCACAATACCAAATATTCTTGGACCAACCTCATGGGGCCACACTGTCTCTCTAAGTCTAGCCATTCTAAGCATCAAGTAGGTTCTAATTCTCTCCAAAAGAGTAACAATGGGCTTATCTCTTGCTTCTAGAATTGCAGCATTAAAACACTCACACAAGTTGTTTAGAAGTATATCACACTTTGGGACTGTACTAAAGTGTGATCTACTCCAATGAGCAGCTGGTCTCTCCTGAAGCCACTTATAAG comes from Prunus dulcis chromosome 6, ALMONDv2, whole genome shotgun sequence and encodes:
- the LOC117630470 gene encoding uncharacterized protein LOC117630470, translating into MPNAEYRHCVRHLHNNFKLAGHTSAAFKQRLWAAARATTIPVFEAEMEQMLGQSQAAYKWLQERPAAHWSRSHFSTVPKCDILLNNLCECFNAAILEARDKPIVTLLERIRTYLMLRMARLRETVWPHEVGPRIFGIVEKNSIESGHCIALYAGGGKYQVNSMLGAMFVVDLERHTCTCRKWDLSGIPCPHALASIAKSEHSPLDFVHALYKRPAYDRAYEGYISPMPSQAYWRKTGHVPIKPPVYRIQPGRPKLSKNREADEIPKGATKLKRYGIVITCRNCGQEGHNFAGCPQLRQGQPRGRARCGRRGRGAVRGRGARGKGAATANGDVDTTSVNASGTTASGTTTVRGVKRGRCVVSEQQQTQARPKFNVSTWIIVVCFESIIALLKA